GTCTCATCGCCGTGAATGCCGGCGTCTTCGCGCTCAGCTTCAGCGCGAGCTATGGTTTCCTCACGCAGGCGGTCACGCAAACGACTCTCTTCACCAGCCTGATCCTTATTTCCTCGGGTCTTGCTGCCGCCTGGCGCGGCTATCGACCGGCAATTTTCTATACGCTTGGCTGGACCTGCCTCCTCATGGGCAACATGGCTTTGGCACTCATGTTCAACGGTCTCTTCCCTTTCAATTTCTTTGCGCAGTGGGGCAACCTTCTGGGTGGAGCCATGGAAGTGGCGCTCATGTCGCTTGCCCTTGGCAGTCGCGTCAACGATATGCAGGCTCGCTCGGAGCAGACGATCAAATCATTGAACGCGGCCCTGACCAAACAGATTCAGGAAGTGGAAAGCATAGTCGCCGAGCGCACGCAGACCATCCGTTCGATCATTGATCATGTGAAGAGCGGATTTTTCACGATCAACAGCCGACTGGAGGTCGAGGCCGGCTTTACCCGCTCCTGCCAGCGTCTTCTGGGCGATCGCATTCAGGATCAGGCTTCCCTTCTTGATGTCCTGGGACTCAGCGGGGAACGGCGCAGTATCTTTCAAATGACCGTGCAGCAAGTGTTTGCGGATAGCATGCCCGAGGAAGTCAGCCTCGCTCAAATCCCAAGGACCTTCCGCATGGGCGAGAGCGTCCTGATCCTTGAAGGCGGCCTCATCCGTGATCCCGATGGCAGGCCCAAGGCCATCCTCTTCACCGTCAACGACATCACCAAACTCCGCATGAAGCAACGCGAGGCGCATCGCAGCGCAATGCTCATCAAGATCCTGCGCAACATGGATGCCTTCCGTTCCTTCATCAAGATCACGCGCGAAAATCTGCAGCACCTCGCCCATTCCGAGGTCCGCAGCAAAAGGAAGATGGTGGCCTTCATCCTGCATACGCTCAAGGGCAATTGTCTCATCTTTAACATGAAGGCGCAGGCTGATCACATCCATAAGCTGGAAGGCAAAGGCGAGCTGAGCGTCGACGACATCCAGGCGCTTGAACGGAGTTTCCAGCACTTCCTTACACGCCATGCGGATATTCTGGGCCTGGAGTGGGACGAGGAGCATGATGAGGACGTCGTCCTTAAGCATTCGAGCCTTCTGGAGCTTCGCCAGGAGCTGATGCGACTCGGTGTCTCCTTCGACTTCGTCAAGTTCTATGATGCCTGGGTCCGCAGCATTACCGCTCGCTCCGCGAACAGCCTCCTCGGTCCCATCGTCGATGACGTGCAGCTCCTGGCGAGGCGCTGCGGTCGCAAGGTGGATTTTGAACTGCAGGGAGCCGCGGTCAAGATCTACTCGGATCAGGAAAAGCATCTCATCAAAAACCTCGTTCACCTCGTTCGCAATGCCGTGGTTCATGGCATTGAACAGGACCGTGGCACCAAGCCGGCCTCGGGCAAGGTCACGCTGCGCTTCAAAGAAACGAACCAGGGACTGGAAATCCTCTGCATGGACGATGGTCGCGGCATGGATCGCCGACAGATCGTGCAGATGCTCATTGAAAAAGGCCTGGCAGGATCGGGGGACATCGAAACGAAGAGCATCTCGGAGCTTATCGAGATCCTTTCGTCCGAAGGCTTCACCAGCACGCGTGAGGTGGATCTCTACTCAGGCCGTGGGGTCGGCGTGGCTTCCGTCTACGCCGCTGTTCGGGAGTGCCAGGGGGATATCGAGATCAAAACGGTCCAAGGGCAAGGAACTGAGTTTGTCATTACCTTGCCAAGAGGCAAGGAGTCTGAAGGCAGGAATCGCAAGGTCGGATGAATTACAGTTTACGTCTTCGTTCGCATGGGGACAGCTTTGACTCCGTAAGCTCGGGTGGAATCAAATTTCGCTTCAAAGCTGTCCTGCACTTTAAAACCATGAGCCCCCAGTACTTCCGGGAGGCGACTTTTAATCTTATTCAGCTGGTCGAGATCAGGCGGCGTGTAAAAGAAAAAAGCCAAGGCTCGGGGACGCAGCAGTTCCCGCAGACGCTCCAATTCTTTCCCGGGTTTCAACCAGAAGACATTGACATTGAACGCCAAGGCCTTATGGAACAGCTCTCCATTCCATTCAAGATCAGACAGTGCAACCGCACGGAACAGGACCTGGCCGCTCTCCATCGGCTTTCTGTTTTTCATGATAGCTTTTTGAATCATCGTCGACGAGGCATCGATGGCCAGCAAGTGACCACTCTTTAACTTCTCGCAGACCCAAGGAACAGCAGAGCCTGTGCCGCAGCCAATTTCAAGAACCTGGTCCCCCGGCTTAATCGCCATGCACTCCACGGCCCACTTTTGCCGCTGCAGGCCCTTATCCTGACTCATGGCCTCGCCCCCCTCTTTGTGGCCGACCGCCGCCTGGCCTTGACTGTCGAATTCTAGCACAAAGGCGAGGTCGGATTCACAAAAGAAGCTCAGTTGTCACGATGCCTGAACCCTGAGACGAGACATTGTCTCTGCGCTGATTCCCAACTCCCGCTGATCGGACGAGCCCACGTCGATAAGAATTTCCAGAGGCATTATCATTTCGACAGCAAAGGAACGATAGCCAGTGACGGACACTTCCCCTGTCCAAACCAACTGCACGGCACCTCCCAAAGATTCCACTGTCTCACGTACGGCGCTGGTGCCAAGCCCGCGGCCAGATATCTCCGAGGCTTCGTCCCGTTTAGGAATCATGGATAAGGACTCCGACACCTCGTTTTCCAGGATCGTTCCAGGGCTCGCGCCCTGCACCAGGACGCGCACGCGTGATCGGTTGTGATCGGTCCATCCTATGCGAGGCGCGCCAATGCTTGAGGTTGGCGAGGCGCTATGGATGCACGCAGGTTCACCTGGTACTGGAACGAGAAGGTGACAAAAGTATCCGGCTCGGCCTTCGATTTGATCCGCTTCAGAGTCACCTCATCCACCTCATGATCCAGCACCACGCGGAAAGTCCCGCCGAGCGAATGGCAATAGTGCCGAATCGCATCCATGCCT
This Oligoflexus sp. DNA region includes the following protein-coding sequences:
- a CDS encoding 7TM diverse intracellular signaling domain-containing protein produces the protein LIAVNAGVFALSFSASYGFLTQAVTQTTLFTSLILISSGLAAAWRGYRPAIFYTLGWTCLLMGNMALALMFNGLFPFNFFAQWGNLLGGAMEVALMSLALGSRVNDMQARSEQTIKSLNAALTKQIQEVESIVAERTQTIRSIIDHVKSGFFTINSRLEVEAGFTRSCQRLLGDRIQDQASLLDVLGLSGERRSIFQMTVQQVFADSMPEEVSLAQIPRTFRMGESVLILEGGLIRDPDGRPKAILFTVNDITKLRMKQREAHRSAMLIKILRNMDAFRSFIKITRENLQHLAHSEVRSKRKMVAFILHTLKGNCLIFNMKAQADHIHKLEGKGELSVDDIQALERSFQHFLTRHADILGLEWDEEHDEDVVLKHSSLLELRQELMRLGVSFDFVKFYDAWVRSITARSANSLLGPIVDDVQLLARRCGRKVDFELQGAAVKIYSDQEKHLIKNLVHLVRNAVVHGIEQDRGTKPASGKVTLRFKETNQGLEILCMDDGRGMDRRQIVQMLIEKGLAGSGDIETKSISELIEILSSEGFTSTREVDLYSGRGVGVASVYAAVRECQGDIEIKTVQGQGTEFVITLPRGKESEGRNRKVG
- a CDS encoding class I SAM-dependent methyltransferase translates to MSQDKGLQRQKWAVECMAIKPGDQVLEIGCGTGSAVPWVCEKLKSGHLLAIDASSTMIQKAIMKNRKPMESGQVLFRAVALSDLEWNGELFHKALAFNVNVFWLKPGKELERLRELLRPRALAFFFYTPPDLDQLNKIKSRLPEVLGAHGFKVQDSFEAKFDSTRAYGVKAVPMRTKT